DNA sequence from the Myxocyprinus asiaticus isolate MX2 ecotype Aquarium Trade chromosome 3, UBuf_Myxa_2, whole genome shotgun sequence genome:
CAAACAGGTATGGTGGTGTTGAAGGAAATGTTACTGTTAGAAAATGTTCAATGACTAAACATATTAAAACTTTAGATTCAGTTCgtaatcctgaagttttgatttctGCAGATTCAGGTAGGAGTGGAGTTTGAGGCCAGCACTAGGACACAGGAGACTACGTTCTCTTTTGGTTACCAAATGGAACTTCCAGAAGCTAAAATGGTCTTCAGAGGTAAGAAGAGCAGATATACTGTAGTTTAACCATTTTAACCCTTTTAACCCTTTAACTCCtagttcccttacaaaaaatcgagagttctgacaaacttgccgcaaacttgctgcaaatttcccactcattattttcacatgcaaatgagcaaatgcttgccagaagtttgcagctcttcaccggtagcaTTGAACCtgaagcaaacctttggcgaAAATGAAGAATTTGCTGCAAAGCCAGGGCCACATTAACCCAATGGGCAACATGGGCTGCAGCCTAGGGCCCCCCAACTAGATCGAGATCAAATAAGAATTTTAACATGGATTTTGTAATTTCGGTACCACTGGCACCACcaaactctgtaaaaaaaaaaaaaaaataatatatatatacaggtgcatctcaataaattagaatgtcgtggaaaagttcatttatttcagtaattcaactcaaattgtgaaactcgtgtattaaataaattcaatgcacacagactgaagtagtttaagtctttggttcttttaattgtgatgattttggctcacatttaacaaaaacccaccaattcactatctcaaaaaattagaatatggtgacatgccaatcagctaatcaactcaaaacacctgcaaaggtttcctgagccttcaaaatggtctctcagtttggttcactaggctacacaatcatggggaagactgctgatctgacagttgtccagaagacaatcattgacacccttcacaaggagggtaagccacaaacattcattgccaaagaagctggctgttcacagagtgctgtatccaagcatgttaacagaaagttgaggaaaaagtgtggaagaaaaagatgcacaaccaaccaagagaaccgcagccttatgattgtcaagcaaaatcgattcaagaatttgggtgatcttcacaaggaatggactgaggctggggtcaaggcatcaagagccaccacacacagacatgtcaaggaatttggctacagttgtcgtattcatcttgttaagccactcctgaaccacagacaatgtcagaggtgtcttacctgggctaaggagaagaactggactgttgcccagtgttccaaaatcctcttttcagatgagagcaagttttgtatttcatttggaaaccaaggtcctagagtctggaggaagggtggagaagctcatagcccaagttgcttgaagtccagtgttaagtttccacagtctgtgatgatttggggtgcaatgtcatctgctggtgttggtccattgtattttttgaaaaccaaagtcactgcacccgtttaccaagaaattttggagcacttcatgcttccttctgctgaccagctttttaaagatgctgatttcattttccagcaggatttggcacctgcccacactgccaaaagcaccaaaagttggttaaatgaccatggtgttggtgtgcttgactggccagcaaactcaccagacctgaaccccatagagaatctatggggtattgtcaagaggaaaatgagaaacaagagaccaaaaaatgcagatgagctgaaggccactgtcaaagaaacctgggcttccataccacctcagcagtgccacaaactgatcacctccatgccacgctgaattgaggcagtaattaaagcaaaaggagcccctaccaagtattgagtacatatacagtaaatgaacatactttctagaaggccaacaattcactaaaaatgtttttttttattggtcttatgatgtattctaattttttgagatagtgaattggtgggtttttgttaaatgtgagccaaaatcatcacaattaaaagaaccaaagacttaaactacttcagtctgtgtgcattgaatttatttaatacacgagtttcacaatttgagttgaattactgaaataaattaacttttccacgacattctaatttattgagatgcacctgtatatatatatatatatatatatatatatatatatatatatatatatatatatatatatataatttctaaaCGGTTTTTCAGAACACTCTTGCCACTCTTAGTCTGCTGTTGCTAACTTATTacaggtagtcccgccccaaagTCATGCagttggttgagccagaagttgacaagTTTTGAAAGCGCTACAGAGccgtgggcctgggtagctcagcaagtattgatgcagactaccacacctggagtcgtgagttcgaatccagggtgtgctgagtgacttcagccaggtctcctaagcaaccaaattggcccggtttctagggagggtagagtcacatggggtaacctcctcgtggtcgtgattaatggttctcgctctcaatggggtgcgtggtaagttgtacgtggatcgcggataatagcatgagcctccacatgctgtgagtctccgcggtgtcatgtacagcgagtcacgtgataagatgcacggattgactgtctcagaagcggaggcaactgagacttgtcctccaccacccggattgaggtgagcaaccgcaccaccatgaggacctactaagtagtaggaattgggcactccaaattgggagaaaaggagataaaaaaaaaaagaaaaaaaagaaagcactacagagccagtgtttacattctttgggggaaatcaacctaaaaaAATGCATTGTTACATTATAATTGTCTCTATGATAAGCAATATTTTAACATAAGAAAAATCACACATTTTTAACAGGGGGATGTTGGTTCgcattataaaaatatgaatttacatgcatTTCTGATCGAAGTGGCTCCATACTCGGAGCGCTTATAAATGAATTCACCCTTACTCTTGAAAACCACTGGAGAGAGTTTGTTTTCGATGATCAGTCTAATCAAAATTAGCTGAGGACGTCACGTCAGTGAATTAAAACAGACTGAACTCTAGTTTGCGACTCTCTGGGTCATGAGcgaatgtacactaccggtcaaaagttttgaaacacttactcattctttattataatttttttttttcacattttagaataatagtaaagtcatcaaaactatggaataacataaatggaactatgggaattatgttgtgaataaacaaaatccaaaataaatcaaaactgtgttatattttagcatcttcaaagtagtcaccctttgtctagaatttgcagacatgtactcttgacattttctcaaccaacttcttgaggtatcaccctgggatgctttttaaacagtattgaaggagttcccatctatgttgggcacttattggctgcttatctttattatttggtccaagtcatcaatttcaaaaactttttttatttttaattaaattttagatttataatgaaataaattaatatggtggcacaattatattttactaaaatataattactaatttcaaacatttaatcatatgccttcagatcaaaagattttgaagatcatgagaaacatttcggtcaagtgtttcaaaacttttgaccggtagtgtatgtggtCTTAATTAACCAAATGTTATAATCAAGGATAGCTGAATTCATTTTTTCAGCAGTTACAATGCTGTATTTTCTAAATTCTTTGAAATGCCTTATGCATTATATAGAATTTCCATTCCAGTTATAGAACCCCACCAGTCATTTCTACTATACTGTAAGAATGATTTAACTTATGATTAACATTTAATTAAGAATACTGTCATCATTCTGTCaacatcttttttatgtttttcaggAATGTTGGATAGCCGCTGTATAATTGGAGGAGTTCTGGAGAAGAGACTGTACCCTCTTCCTGCCACATTGATTATGGGTGCCTTTGTCAATCACAGAGCAGACAAGTTGCAGGTCGGCCTTGGGGTCAATGTAGGATAGATATGAACCCAAAATCAAGAGAGGCGCCACTCAAGACTTTGGGAACAACAGACTACGGACAAAACAGGCAACATAACCAAAGCCCTGTTTGCCATACTGGACAGTCATGCCATTCATGGTGAACAGGAGTGAGGACTTGAGGTTCCAGCTTAAAAAGACTACACAAGGCCTCTATTATTTCATTGATGTTTGTTCCGTCCAGTCTAATGGGGTTTACAGTTCTAGCCATAAATGCTGGTCTGACCCCTAAATAATCTGAACTACAGTATAAGTGTGATAATGTGAATTGTAGGGAATTATGGGAAAGCGATGGTGTTGCAGAAATCAAGATGCCTTCCTaaggacataaagacagacaTTCTGTTAATCAGTTTAGGTATTCATAAAGTTCTATTCTTCATGTTGGTCTTAAGCTTCCATTTTGGAGGAGACATTACAGGACTTCTGGatttttgacttttaaaaaatcACATTGGAATCAGAGCTGTAGTGTATTGGCTAACTCACGTGCTCACAATGCATAAAAGCCAATTGCTGAAGGATGCAGGTTTGAATCTGGCCTGCTTAATTCCCCgaacccatctctctctctctctctctctctctctctgcttgtaAAGGTGTCCATTGATGGGTAAATAGCtgcaagaaagaaaacaaatcacaATAGAGGATACAAAAAGTACAATGACATTACAGCTTTTGGTTACTTTTTGAATGGCGAACATTTGAACAATGTAAATCAAAtggagattttcaaactttaatctaAAATTTCTTAACAGTGTAAAGTTTTTAAAAACCAAAAACAGGAAACACTCAAGGCTAACATGaaatacaatttgtttttttaatgattagGTTAAGTGGTTCAAGCTGAATTATTTGCAGTAAAATGTGGGGGAGAAGTATAAAAATAGATTGTTTGAAGAATATCAGTACAGGCagtacagaaataaaaaaagagagaaaaacacatctccattaccatgatcagtggaaagaTGGGTAAATGTtcacccaatgttcaagccaaatctacacccttgaatGGATGTATCCTGTCCACAATAACATTTTAGTAAAGAGGTCTATTCTAATTTGCCTTAAGTGGATTTACTCCATCACTTTTAGCATTATAAGGTGGAAAAATGTACATACATGTACAGTATCTACAACAGACATAATAACTAGTCATAAGCCATTACTTGGCTATTGGCAAATATACAATGAATATTTTACTAGTTTTAATATTCTATGAATCTACCTTAATTTTCAATGTGGCAGCTGAACCTTTTTTATAAACAGAATTATGAATCTTTAATTTAAAAGAGAATTAACctcaataaatcatttatattttttacagattATGTTATCTAAATGTAAGACTCCAAATGAATTGATCATCAATCCCATTATATTTGTTTAATTGTGCTGCTAAGATGGTTTGCACTTGGGTCACTTGGAAGACATTGAAATAAGCTTGTTCAACCAatagtttaaaaatattttaaataaaactcttCATTCATATCATAAAGCTTCTTTTTAAATGTCTTCAGGATGTCATAACAAACCAATCTGTTTATAATTTTGAGAAGGGAATGTTTATCGGTTACAATGTTTGCAGCATTAATCATTCTGGGTGGCGACTTATGAAGTAGACGTGAGATTCCACCTTGCATACTGGAACAACCTGTTTGGGTGTCAAGGTAACAGGGGAGGAACTTAAACCCAAAATGCATCAGTAGATCTGTAAAGAGGTCTGGACATGTTTGATATCTTGACAGTGTAAGCCTTAAAATATTCTTCTCTCATCCTGCGTATAATGTTtagacaaagaaatatatattttttattcctcTTTTAGAAATTACATTGAGATATATCTTGAATTTGACATCCCCTAAAGacatttctttaaggaaaagagTGACGCTTTTTAAAAAGAGATGTGGTGTAATGTGGTGAGTATGACTGTAATTGttctgcaattgttaccttaggATTTTACTAAAcagttattatatttattattattgcattttataTTGGTAGAATTCTGTCTAATATTGTAATTGTAAAGTTGTTCCCTTTTAATCAAAAACTGATAGCACcagaataataattttgcatatcaAAATGCTAAAATGCATATTTCTTTTTATATCATCTTTTCTTCCAGCTGCAAATTATCAGTGATCTCTGGTGAAGAAAAGGATTGTACTCCACTTTTGAAGGCTAGATTGAAGATAAACTTCAAAGCGTCTACCATGGTCATCGTTTTAAGGGTTTGATATGGTTTGATGACAAAATGACCTGGTTTATATCCTGCATCTTCACATTGCTCCAAATATCTGTGATTCCATCTAAAGGTAGAGTATAGGTAATGTTTAATTTTGGCATTATAtgcatcagatttttttttatgtaaaagccCAATGAAATGATGGCCAGAATAGTAACATTTTAACCTCATGACACAAAAACTACACCACTCCACTTTTGTATTGTATACATAGCACACCCTGTTATTGTCAAGATATGCTCACTTCCACGTAGTTGCGACTTGTACAGTGTCAAGATATGCTGACTTCCATGTAGTTGCGACTTGTACATTGTCAAGATATGCTGACTTCCACGTAGTTGCGACTTGTACATTGTCAAGGTATGCTGACTTCCATGTAGTTGCGACTTGTACATTGTCAAGGTATGCTGACTTCCATGTAGTTGCGACTTGTACATTGTCAAGGTATGCTGACTTCCATGTAGTTGCGACTTGTACAGTGTCAAGATATGCTGACTTCCATGTAGTTGCGATTTGTACATTGTCAAGATATGCTGACTTCCATGTAGTTGCGATTTGTACATTGTCAAGATATGCTGACTTCCATGTAGTTGCGACTTGTACAGTGTCAAGATATGCTGACTTCCATGTAGTTGCGACTTGTACAGTGTCAAGATATGCTGACTTCCATGTAGTTGCGACTTGTACATTTTCAAGATATGCTGATTTATATATAGTTGTGACTTACAATGTGCTGTGCTTTAAAGAAAATTTGCttgcataattacatttttttacattatgttttgcaGTGCAAATTACAATAATCTTCCTCCCCACCACTATTTATTTACAGCAATGCTCTCTCCCCCAAATAATTTGAGTGTGGGATTACTGGATTTTAAGGCTACAGTTGAATGGCTTCCTGGACAAGGGAACCCTCCAGGCACCAGATATACTTTGGAGTTTATACTTGTACAAAACATGTATGTATATTCATACCAAGAGACTAACTGatttcctaatatatatatatatatatatatataatttattaatatataataatatgtttatatatatttaataatatgcttttttttatttgtattaaatttgtcattttgCACTTACACTGACACACtatggtgtggatgcagcatcattcaaaatcaatagttttcagttaccaatgccatagtagaaattcactattcacagtgagCTATAATTAACTTAATTCATGAGTAAAGtctcaaataacaggacggttactgagattaagcgagtagtattcggctggtcttgtgatcctaacatggcagcccccatataGGGACCCTCCCCACGTAGAATAAAAcaccttttataaggttactgatatgactggagccttcatctcatgtgagcgcTCATGAtcttatacatatgtttcaaaagtactattcatttaattaggagttaaacttttttgatgaagaaaaaattactgtgtgcacctttacatttttaaataatctgaTTATGCTCTCAGATTGATTAACACTATTTACCATGTTTAATTAATTCTGCATTATTCTGTAGATTTTCCccaaaaatcagtgcagaaaatgcaaaaactTAGATTCACTCTGGGCCTGCTTATTGTCAAAACTTTGATTGGTTGCTCCTAAATGAAGAGTGTTTTTACATTAATGATGGAATTGTTTGGCTAGGGCTGGAAGAAAGTGGAATCAGTCTGCAAACTGCACTAACACAGCCATGTTGAAGTGCGAGTTGACCTTTGACCGGCAACCTGACGACCTCTTTGGGAATTACTTTGTGAGGGTCAAGACCACATTTAAAGGAACAAGCTCCAACTGGACAACTATATCGAAGTCTTTCCAGCCATATGGAGACTGTTAGTTCAAAATATTATGAGAGCCCTTCAGAATTAGTAATGTCattataagtaaatatacagtacattgaaaATTTCTCTTAAATCTATGATCAAGATAAGTGATTCTGGAAATGTGTTTTTCCGCAGCTCGTCTGAGTTCCCCAGATGTAAATGTCTCAACTGACCAACAGTCCATTAACATTACCTTCAATCACTGGCTGAAATTAAAACCAGATATCATACTCCACCTGAAATTCTACTTATTCCTGTTTGAGAACAATTCTATCGGGGAATCAAAGGTAAAAGACTATTCAATGGGGTGTTAATGATATAACTTGATAATTGATTTCCAAATGTGATTTTTTCAGTTTAGAGGGCATTGCGTAATTTAAATTGTGCAGAAGGTATATTAAACTTTGTCTTTCCACAATGGAGGTAAAATTAGATGGGCTGATTTTGATATTGTTGCTGACAAAGGattacatttctttgtttttggaAGTTTGTAGCAATGACATCAACCTCAAATTCCTTCTACACTTTTCCTGATGTGCCTTCTGGCAAGAGCTACTGTGTTAATGTTTCTGCCAGTCATCACCAGGCCTCACGTAACGAGAACTTCAACACCACCAAATGTATCTTCTTGTCAGGTAGTGGATTTATTTTTACTGAGATCTTTTGACTGGGATATACAGGTATATGTTaccatagtatgtgtgtgtgtgtgtgtatatatatatatatatatatatatatatatatatatatatatatatatatacgtatatgtaTTAACAGATTCTCCTGGAAGCTCTTCAACCATAAAGGTGTACGTTGTGGCAATGCTGCTGATTACGTTTTTAACTGGAATTGTTTTGACATTCATTTGTCTTAACCACATGAGGCCTAAAATGAAGAATCTCCGCATTCCAAAATCTCTGGTATGTACTTAAATACCATTGAACTTCATTAAGCTCTGTGTTTTTACTAGTTTATGATGACTTCAGAATTGAAGTTGCACTTATCATATGTTGTATGTAAATAAGAACATTTTGAGCATGagatctttgtttttcttttcatttaagtCTGGAAATAAAACTAAGTTTTAGTATTTTGTAtaattcaaaagaaaaaagttatgaCGTAGAATGAAGAaggaatattataaatatttaatattctacACAAATTCTATGTCACTAAACtaaaagttagattttttttttgaactaaaaaaataatttgtctgtttaaaatgcatgtaaatgctttagtccgaCCGAAATGGTaccaaacaattatttttttttttttaacaactggTCTGGCGACACGTGTATTCAATGCAACTGGCAAAACGTCCTTCTTTACTTGGACagcagatgaagactgtagcttgactacaCAAAAACTcactgtagctcgattataactgaccatgttaactcctttgtacaaaaagtcaagacaatttttttaattccatttttcacttaaattattacactggtaatataatttataataaaatggaatttgtactcaatttgaaaaacaaaaagtagaaGCATCCTCACTTTTGGTCTCAGatctttggaccccactgtaaacagtatattaatacataataataatttatgaaaattaaatTGCATTTCTTTCAGATGTGTTGGTTTTCATGAATGGCAGAGTGTGTTTTCATAATGTAAAGGCGTGTTCACACCAAAATTGTTACGATTTTGCGAGACGAACCTCTGACTGAAGGTCTATTCACACTGAGTCCGTAAAAAATTTAACGAAAAACTATTTCATCCCTGTACAGTAGGCAGCACTGTTGctattctacaaacatttataccagtctcctgcccAAACCTTTAGCTGTTacagattaatatattgaacaatgttaatgcatttatttacctactttggcataactgtttcattatgttctttccatggtgttgatgcattttgaggagtatataattgGTGTTTTTATACGAATGAGATGAGTAATGAGTGCTGTCGCATATTTATTTGCACttgtattttgctacgagtattCCAAACAGACTCTTAAACCatattctctttttataatgtctggattaatgtcTGGATAATTtgacacaaggtacagtgatataacaGTAGGCTATAGTATAAAATAGGatgcataatataaaaaataatataaaaaggaaCACTGGCTCAagttcttttctttatttaaattattgcaatactttgttatattgtccttgcaataaaaatagcagtgtggttctgcaatttgTTTGTATGCAGTAAAACACTGCATGTAACAAATCTTTTCATGGGATATTTCATATGGAAACGAATTGCTGAAActtgctgctatttttaatgccatgagaatatacaGGGACATTGagatacatattaaataaatgtacattaagacaaaacaccataagcagaCTTACAAAAGCAGAacgggtttatgtttgcagtacaatgggttcatgaactgcaactatttttTAGCATATAATTTTCAGCATTTGCATGTCTAATGCGGGTGTTTTCCAGTTGATTTGCGCCATCAACATGCTGGATTAAACagctgcagcaaaaaaaaaaaaaaaaaaaaaaaaaccctttggATTGTCCGCGGACGATTTGTCGGACTCTGTATGTATCGGAATCCATTGATCCCGTTAAAAAGCTTGTCCGGAACGAACAATCACACTGAAAAAAcagacttggtgtgaacaggccttaactgCCATTCGCAATAATAGAATGCATACTGTGTCTTTACAGTTCGTCATTGCAGGAACTAAAAGAGTCCTAAATCTGACCCCTGTGGAACTCCAAACAATTACACTGACATTGCAGAAGGTTCTTATGAACACAGAGGACTATGTTTCTGCATTTGAGGAGGACAGCTCTCTTTTTTATCACCAGAGAGAATGCATTACTAATGTTATAATTTACCCACTGTCCACTGTCAATCAAGAACCTTCTATCTACCTACCCAATCCAGATGAGAAGGCCGAGAATTTACATCAGCAT
Encoded proteins:
- the LOC127426879 gene encoding interferon lambda receptor 1-like isoform X2, whose amino-acid sequence is MLSPPNNLSVGLLDFKATVEWLPGQGNPPGTRYTLEFILVQNMAGRKWNQSANCTNTAMLKCELTFDRQPDDLFGNYFVRVKTTFKGTSSNWTTISKSFQPYGDSRLSSPDVNVSTDQQSINITFNHWLKLKPDIILHLKFYLFLFENNSIGESKFVAMTSTSNSFYTFPDVPSGKSYCVNVSASHHQASRNENFNTTKCIFLSDSPGSSSTIKVYVVAMLLITFLTGIVLTFICLNHMRPKMKNLRIPKSLFVIAGTKRVLNLTPVELQTITLTLQKVLMNTEDYVSAFEEDSSLFYHQRECITNVIIYPLSTVNQEPSIYLPNPDEKAENLHQHFLKYSLATDMEKSEENIISDKYDDNISSASNLLRFTLPDFPQTITVNKLPKSEMDRDHVEDMMMENETCPQSSGYLCGLKFLVEDEEDEEDEEDVEDVEDDFLLPNSFSDSGYEPRQDLHI
- the LOC127426879 gene encoding interferon lambda receptor 1-like isoform X1 is translated as MTWFISCIFTLLQISVIPSKAMLSPPNNLSVGLLDFKATVEWLPGQGNPPGTRYTLEFILVQNMAGRKWNQSANCTNTAMLKCELTFDRQPDDLFGNYFVRVKTTFKGTSSNWTTISKSFQPYGDSRLSSPDVNVSTDQQSINITFNHWLKLKPDIILHLKFYLFLFENNSIGESKFVAMTSTSNSFYTFPDVPSGKSYCVNVSASHHQASRNENFNTTKCIFLSDSPGSSSTIKVYVVAMLLITFLTGIVLTFICLNHMRPKMKNLRIPKSLFVIAGTKRVLNLTPVELQTITLTLQKVLMNTEDYVSAFEEDSSLFYHQRECITNVIIYPLSTVNQEPSIYLPNPDEKAENLHQHFLKYSLATDMEKSEENIISDKYDDNISSASNLLRFTLPDFPQTITVNKLPKSEMDRDHVEDMMMENETCPQSSGYLCGLKFLVEDEEDEEDEEDVEDVEDDFLLPNSFSDSGYEPRQDLHI